A single genomic interval of Salinarchaeum sp. IM2453 harbors:
- a CDS encoding ABC transporter substrate-binding protein gives MKQHILILGVLLAVLLLGIAAHPVTADNDGYPAQIEDGTGENVTIEEPPEEIVVTDYATAQIMWELGAEDLVVGMPVGDPSSYLDGYDEREDVLDDEGDTFMLKEEAIVELDPDLIIGGNVNKDGTENLRDDLGLDIPIFVLESQGSIDGIMDEIEMIGTVIDKNEKASQTTVEMESWISSIDEATASHEHPDVLYRMEGGFSAGSATFTHELIESAGANNIFSDNELWGDVNDELIVDENPEWIVVPDDATIPEGDPYEKTTAYQEGQILEINSNYINQEGPKVVDAVISMAMAFHSDALDTGEIVEPPEQDTEASDEEDDSPIPLNPVVPVIGLLLGLSLLVFRNKTS, from the coding sequence ATGAAACAACATATTCTCATACTCGGGGTGCTGCTTGCTGTTCTATTACTCGGAATAGCAGCACATCCGGTAACGGCTGATAACGATGGATATCCGGCTCAAATCGAAGATGGAACCGGCGAGAATGTTACGATAGAGGAACCGCCAGAGGAAATTGTTGTAACAGACTATGCAACAGCACAAATAATGTGGGAGCTTGGTGCTGAGGATCTGGTTGTCGGGATGCCAGTTGGTGACCCAAGTTCATATCTGGATGGGTACGATGAACGCGAGGATGTTCTTGATGATGAGGGAGATACCTTCATGCTCAAAGAGGAAGCAATTGTTGAACTCGACCCTGACTTGATTATTGGAGGAAATGTCAATAAAGATGGAACAGAAAACCTACGAGACGATCTGGGTTTAGATATACCTATATTTGTTCTTGAGTCACAGGGATCAATTGATGGGATAATGGACGAAATTGAGATGATTGGAACAGTTATAGACAAGAACGAAAAAGCATCACAAACGACCGTTGAAATGGAGTCATGGATCTCTTCGATAGACGAAGCAACAGCTAGCCATGAACATCCTGATGTACTCTATCGAATGGAAGGTGGATTCTCTGCAGGTTCTGCTACGTTTACACATGAACTAATTGAGTCCGCCGGAGCGAATAATATATTCAGTGACAACGAGCTGTGGGGTGACGTGAACGACGAATTAATTGTTGACGAGAATCCGGAGTGGATTGTTGTCCCAGACGATGCCACGATACCGGAAGGCGATCCTTATGAAAAAACGACAGCATATCAGGAAGGACAAATCCTTGAAATCAACTCTAATTACATAAACCAGGAGGGACCTAAAGTTGTTGATGCGGTTATTTCAATGGCGATGGCATTTCATTCCGATGCTCTTGATACTGGTGAGATCGTAGAGCCGCCTGAGCAAGACACAGAAGCCTCGGATGAGGAGGATGATAGTCCAATTCCACTGAACCCTGTTGTACCTGTTATTGGGCTACTCTTAGGCCTGTCACTGCTGGTCTTCCGGAATAAAACTAGCTAA
- a CDS encoding molybdenum cofactor guanylyltransferase has protein sequence MRSGIVLAGGRSTRFDDGDKALASINGQPMIVHICSQIIDSVDELIINCREDQRSAIEDVFHGTNFSPKFAIDESPDIGPVGGMLSGLSIADEYAAVVACDMPFISNPVLNSLFSYLSASSLPENIERTCNQPEVDRYDAVLPKLNSGWYQPTAAVYRSTPVAQACRCAIEQNEQKALAPLEYLNWVSVPEQEVTTSERTFQNVNTTEELAAAKQYFE, from the coding sequence ATGCGCTCAGGAATTGTCCTTGCCGGGGGCCGATCTACGCGGTTTGATGATGGTGACAAAGCTCTGGCCTCCATCAACGGACAACCAATGATTGTCCATATCTGCTCGCAGATTATCGACAGTGTCGATGAGCTAATCATCAACTGTCGAGAGGATCAGCGCTCTGCCATTGAAGATGTATTTCATGGCACGAACTTCTCACCAAAATTTGCTATTGATGAATCTCCAGACATCGGACCGGTCGGCGGGATGCTATCCGGACTCTCGATAGCAGATGAGTACGCAGCTGTTGTTGCCTGTGATATGCCATTTATTTCTAACCCTGTACTTAACTCCCTATTTTCGTATCTCAGTGCATCATCGCTGCCAGAAAATATTGAGAGAACATGTAATCAGCCAGAAGTGGACCGGTATGATGCAGTTCTTCCAAAACTAAATTCTGGTTGGTACCAACCGACAGCAGCTGTGTATCGGTCTACTCCTGTCGCTCAGGCCTGTCGGTGTGCGATAGAACAAAATGAACAAAAGGCACTTGCTCCTTTAGAATACTTGAATTGGGTCTCAGTACCAGAACAAGAAGTCACAACCTCTGAACGAACATTTCAGAATGTAAATACTACCGAAGAACTTGCTGCTGCCAAACAATACTTCGAATAA
- the yqeC gene encoding selenium cofactor biosynthesis protein YqeC translates to MTEQSLPSLFAAEQGVTCVVGAGGKKTTIYRLANELHKAVVTSTVRIPIFDKKVRRVYVTESPETVSPESSEWPVGIVPEQERSDRYRGFDPTTIDEFASKIGVPVLVKADGARTRHLKAPDSREPQIPSTASTVIPIASARAIGKQLTEDWVHRPERVADITGKSIGDNIEPADIAAVLGSKQGGLKQVPSDATVVGLINMVDTEADKEQALAAAKQAINNQQIEQIILAQMIAENPIVEQVTH, encoded by the coding sequence ATGACAGAACAATCACTTCCAAGTTTGTTTGCTGCAGAGCAGGGAGTCACGTGTGTGGTCGGGGCAGGTGGAAAGAAGACAACAATATACCGATTAGCAAATGAGTTACACAAAGCAGTTGTCACATCGACTGTGCGTATTCCAATTTTTGATAAAAAAGTCAGAAGGGTATATGTGACCGAATCCCCAGAAACTGTGTCTCCAGAATCATCAGAATGGCCAGTTGGAATCGTTCCTGAGCAGGAACGATCGGATCGCTATCGAGGGTTTGATCCGACAACCATTGATGAGTTCGCATCAAAGATTGGGGTCCCTGTGCTTGTCAAGGCTGACGGAGCTCGAACGCGTCATCTTAAAGCACCAGATAGCCGAGAACCACAGATTCCCTCAACTGCCTCAACGGTTATTCCAATCGCCAGTGCGCGGGCAATTGGAAAGCAGCTAACAGAAGATTGGGTGCATAGGCCGGAACGAGTGGCCGACATAACAGGAAAAAGCATTGGGGACAATATAGAGCCAGCTGATATTGCAGCAGTTTTAGGAAGTAAACAAGGTGGATTGAAGCAAGTTCCATCAGACGCAACAGTAGTCGGATTGATTAATATGGTAGATACAGAAGCGGATAAAGAACAGGCCCTCGCTGCAGCAAAGCAAGCAATCAACAACCAACAGATTGAGCAAATTATATTAGCTCAGATGATTGCTGAGAATCCAATAGTTGAGCAGGTTACCCATTGA
- the moaC gene encoding cyclic pyranopterin monophosphate synthase MoaC, whose product MSEDSDLTHTDPDGSVDMVDVGDKPAVNRRAVAEGTIHLQAETVAAINDTDVSKGDVIATARIGAIQAVKRTWDTIPMCHQIPITNINTSFDIANEKITLMVTVETTAQTGCEMEALNGVTTGLNVIWDMVKSAEKNRDGQYPTTRITDVKVTSKQKGGK is encoded by the coding sequence ATGAGTGAGGATTCCGATTTAACACATACTGACCCAGATGGATCCGTCGATATGGTTGATGTTGGAGACAAACCCGCCGTCAATCGGCGAGCAGTCGCCGAAGGAACAATACATTTGCAAGCAGAAACAGTCGCTGCGATCAATGATACAGACGTATCTAAAGGCGATGTCATTGCTACCGCACGAATTGGTGCAATTCAGGCTGTAAAGCGAACCTGGGACACAATCCCGATGTGCCATCAAATCCCGATCACTAACATCAATACGAGCTTCGACATTGCCAATGAGAAAATAACGTTGATGGTTACTGTCGAAACAACTGCACAAACAGGTTGCGAGATGGAGGCATTGAACGGTGTAACGACTGGACTCAATGTAATCTGGGATATGGTAAAATCAGCCGAGAAAAACCGGGATGGACAGTACCCAACAACACGCATCACCGACGTTAAGGTGACAAGCAAGCAAAAGGGAGGAAAATAG
- a CDS encoding NAD(P)H-hydrate dehydratase encodes MIRSDKVAIIDRNAEALGIPRKQLMESSGHAVAQKVIEQASKGDKVVIIAGRGNNGGDGFVTARFLGDYDVEIFLLGRSETIRTEIARENWQALRAAEYDTHQVRDSVELREGDAGSAIKEADVIIDAMLGTGISGGLREPTATAAKEINNSEGTVVSVDVPTGVDPDTGGTVSDAVVADEVVTFHDMKPGLPDIDATVTVADIGIPEAAQRFVGPGDLLVLDRESDAHKGDHGEILVIGGGPYTGAPALSAQAALRAGADLVHVLCPESVVATVQSYHQDIITHALSGDQILPEHVGEMQELATDKDCVVFGPGLGRNETSLDAARQFLSGADGSIVVDADPLRVVPEVQTDADLLCTPHQGELKAMGGKTDDDWSVRQDLVADFAKEIDQTLLVKGPYDIISDGAETRVNRTGNPGMTVGGTGDVLAGVTGALFARVSGVTAGGLAAYITGRAGDEVARTHSHGLMASDLPDVVSEIITGETNE; translated from the coding sequence ATGATCCGAAGCGACAAAGTGGCTATAATTGACCGTAATGCAGAGGCGCTTGGTATTCCGCGAAAGCAGTTAATGGAATCAAGTGGACATGCTGTTGCTCAGAAAGTCATCGAACAGGCATCAAAGGGCGATAAGGTGGTAATTATCGCCGGTCGAGGTAATAACGGAGGAGATGGGTTTGTCACTGCACGTTTTTTAGGTGATTATGATGTAGAGATATTTTTGCTCGGACGTTCTGAAACAATTCGTACAGAAATTGCACGAGAAAACTGGCAAGCACTGCGGGCTGCTGAATATGATACCCACCAGGTTCGGGACTCAGTGGAATTGAGAGAAGGAGATGCAGGATCAGCAATTAAAGAAGCAGACGTAATTATCGACGCAATGCTTGGAACAGGTATCAGTGGCGGGCTTCGAGAACCGACCGCAACTGCTGCTAAAGAGATCAACAACAGTGAGGGAACAGTCGTTTCAGTCGATGTTCCGACAGGTGTGGATCCAGATACAGGCGGGACAGTCTCAGATGCCGTTGTTGCTGACGAGGTTGTTACATTTCATGATATGAAGCCTGGATTACCGGATATTGATGCTACTGTCACAGTAGCTGATATCGGAATCCCAGAAGCAGCTCAGAGGTTCGTTGGACCTGGAGACTTGCTTGTTTTGGATCGGGAATCAGATGCACACAAAGGCGATCACGGAGAGATTCTTGTCATTGGGGGAGGTCCATACACTGGAGCCCCCGCATTATCAGCGCAGGCTGCTCTCCGCGCTGGCGCTGATCTTGTTCACGTTCTATGTCCTGAGTCAGTTGTCGCTACAGTACAAAGCTATCATCAAGATATCATTACACATGCACTATCTGGCGACCAAATTCTTCCAGAACACGTTGGGGAAATGCAGGAGTTAGCTACAGACAAAGACTGTGTTGTCTTTGGCCCAGGGTTAGGACGTAATGAAACGTCACTAGATGCTGCGCGCCAGTTCCTCAGTGGAGCAGATGGTTCAATAGTCGTTGATGCAGATCCCCTTCGTGTAGTACCTGAAGTACAAACCGATGCTGATCTGTTATGTACACCTCATCAGGGTGAACTGAAGGCTATGGGAGGCAAAACCGATGATGATTGGAGTGTCCGGCAGGACCTTGTCGCTGACTTTGCAAAGGAGATCGATCAGACACTCCTCGTCAAAGGACCATATGACATCATTAGTGATGGAGCAGAAACACGTGTAAACCGAACTGGAAATCCAGGCATGACTGTGGGCGGAACTGGTGATGTGCTTGCTGGAGTTACTGGAGCGTTATTTGCTCGGGTTTCCGGAGTCACTGCAGGTGGATTAGCAGCATATATAACAGGGCGTGCTGGAGATGAAGTTGCAAGAACACATAGCCACGGATTGATGGCTTCTGATCTTCCAGATGTTGTCAGCGAAATAATCACAGGTGAAACCAATGAGTGA
- the aroA gene encoding 3-phosphoshikimate 1-carboxyvinyltransferase — translation MDVTVSPSNVAGQAQAPPSKSYTHRAILAAGYADNTIVENPLWSADTKATARAVEAFGGDIKKEESKLYIDGFDGSPDVPEDVINCENSGTTIRLTAACASLANGITVLTGDQSLRSRPQGPLLSAIRQLGGAAESTRNNGQAPLVIEGPIEGGDVAIPGDVSSQFITALLMAGPVTDSGINITLETELKSAPYVDITREVLEVFDISTNETDEGYAVAGEQEYTPTDGTYNVPGDFSSTSYLLAAGALAAPEGLTVNNAVPSAQGDTAIVDILANMGAELRWDKDAGQIDIRRSDLKGVTVSVEDTPDLLPTIAVLGAVADGTTRITNCKHVRYKETDRVSAMATALSKLGAEVTEHEAELVIDGDETSLQGATVDGQADHRVIMSLTLAGLVAEGDTTVRNADHVDVSYPGFFDTMKQLGATIRD, via the coding sequence ATGGATGTCACAGTCTCTCCATCAAACGTTGCTGGCCAAGCACAGGCCCCTCCATCGAAAAGCTACACACATCGTGCGATCCTTGCAGCTGGATATGCTGACAATACGATCGTAGAAAATCCCTTATGGAGTGCGGATACAAAAGCAACTGCTCGTGCTGTTGAGGCATTCGGTGGTGACATAAAAAAAGAAGAGAGCAAATTATACATTGACGGGTTTGATGGCTCTCCTGACGTTCCGGAAGATGTCATAAATTGCGAAAACAGTGGCACAACAATCCGACTAACTGCTGCTTGCGCATCCTTGGCTAACGGAATAACCGTGTTAACCGGTGATCAGTCGCTACGATCACGGCCACAAGGTCCATTACTCTCAGCAATCCGCCAACTGGGTGGAGCAGCGGAGAGCACACGCAACAATGGTCAGGCCCCACTGGTTATCGAAGGCCCTATCGAGGGTGGTGATGTAGCGATTCCGGGCGACGTGTCTTCACAGTTCATTACGGCGTTACTGATGGCGGGACCGGTAACTGATTCTGGAATCAATATCACCCTTGAGACAGAGCTAAAATCGGCCCCGTATGTTGATATCACGAGAGAAGTTTTAGAGGTATTTGACATTAGCACGAACGAAACGGATGAGGGATATGCCGTTGCTGGCGAGCAAGAATACACACCAACAGACGGAACATATAATGTTCCCGGTGACTTTTCGTCTACTTCATACCTGTTGGCAGCTGGAGCGCTTGCTGCACCAGAAGGCCTTACGGTGAATAATGCGGTACCCAGTGCCCAAGGCGATACGGCTATTGTCGATATACTAGCGAATATGGGTGCAGAGCTACGGTGGGATAAAGATGCAGGGCAGATTGACATTCGCCGGTCTGATCTTAAAGGTGTCACTGTCAGTGTAGAGGACACGCCAGATTTGTTACCAACAATAGCTGTTCTTGGTGCTGTGGCAGATGGTACTACACGGATTACCAATTGCAAGCATGTTCGGTATAAAGAGACTGACCGTGTCAGTGCGATGGCAACTGCTCTTTCGAAGCTCGGAGCGGAAGTTACTGAACACGAAGCAGAATTAGTTATTGATGGGGATGAGACTTCTTTACAAGGTGCTACTGTTGACGGCCAAGCAGATCATCGCGTGATCATGTCGCTGACACTTGCAGGACTTGTTGCAGAAGGGGATACAACTGTCCGCAATGCCGATCATGTTGATGTATCCTATCCCGGGTTCTTTGACACAATGAAACAGCTCGGGGCAACCATTCGGGACTGA
- the aroC gene encoding chorismate synthase: MNGNQFGRLFQMVTYGESHGDAMGVTVSGCPAGVEIDQEDIQRELDRRKPGQSSITTSRDEPDRVRINSGVENGYTTGMPIGMVIQNKDARSGKYEPFVTAPRPSHGDFTYSAKFGTRSWGGGGRASARETVNWVAAGAIAKQVLDQSEYDIQVKAHVNQMHDIRSPKVSFKEMLENTETNEVRCAHPETAEKMRELLEETQRQGDSVGGSIYFETRGVPRGLGAPRFDSFPARLGQAMMSIPATTAFEFGLGKDAAATTGYDRNEDWTFESGETRPDTVNEQGDPVPVGNDHGGLQGGVTTGEPIYGEVTWHAPTSIPKEQTTADWETEEQKDINVVGRHDPSLPPRAVPVVEAMFYITILDFMLLAGRINPDRLDNQPGEYDTKYHPSSPQNE; encoded by the coding sequence ATGAACGGAAATCAATTTGGTAGACTTTTCCAGATGGTTACCTACGGCGAAAGTCACGGGGATGCAATGGGTGTTACTGTCAGCGGATGTCCAGCAGGTGTTGAGATTGATCAAGAAGACATCCAGCGCGAACTTGACCGCCGAAAACCCGGCCAGTCTTCAATCACTACAAGCCGTGATGAACCAGACCGTGTCCGTATTAATTCTGGTGTTGAAAATGGATATACGACCGGAATGCCAATTGGGATGGTAATTCAGAATAAAGACGCTCGGTCGGGTAAATATGAACCATTTGTTACGGCTCCCCGTCCGTCTCATGGAGATTTCACGTATTCAGCAAAATTTGGAACACGAAGCTGGGGTGGGGGTGGAAGAGCTTCGGCAAGAGAAACTGTAAACTGGGTTGCTGCTGGGGCCATTGCAAAGCAAGTTCTCGATCAGTCTGAGTACGATATTCAAGTTAAAGCTCATGTAAACCAGATGCACGACATTCGATCACCGAAGGTGTCGTTCAAAGAAATGCTTGAAAACACTGAAACGAACGAAGTACGGTGTGCACATCCAGAAACTGCTGAAAAAATGCGTGAGCTTCTTGAAGAAACCCAACGACAGGGGGATTCAGTTGGAGGATCAATCTACTTTGAGACTCGCGGTGTACCGAGAGGGCTCGGTGCTCCTCGATTTGATAGTTTTCCTGCTCGACTTGGACAGGCAATGATGTCAATTCCTGCGACAACCGCATTTGAGTTCGGATTAGGCAAAGATGCTGCCGCTACTACAGGGTATGATCGAAATGAGGACTGGACATTTGAGTCAGGCGAGACTCGGCCTGATACAGTCAATGAACAAGGTGATCCCGTGCCGGTAGGAAATGATCATGGAGGGCTCCAGGGCGGCGTCACAACTGGAGAACCAATTTATGGTGAAGTAACTTGGCACGCGCCTACCTCCATCCCAAAAGAGCAGACAACAGCGGATTGGGAAACCGAGGAACAAAAGGATATCAACGTTGTTGGCCGTCATGACCCATCACTGCCTCCGCGTGCCGTACCTGTCGTCGAAGCTATGTTTTATATCACCATCCTTGATTTCATGCTGCTTGCTGGTCGAATCAATCCTGACCGGCTTGATAATCAACCCGGTGAATATGATACAAAGTATCACCCTTCCTCACCACAGAATGAGTAA
- a CDS encoding 2-oxoacid:acceptor oxidoreductase subunit alpha, with protein MKTNELIWRIAGGSGDGIDSTSRNFATALMRSGLNVFTHRHFPSRIRGGHTYVEVRAGPDPVSSRGDGFNCLLALGDSFARNPDEDAYYDDEKIKPLSENLDDLQEGGIIVYDDGVLDTDNIEHFDERVEQNNWHVYPVDLQAIARKHGRDVMRNTAGVGVIASLIGFDLTYIEEIIGESMSGEIKEQNIQILREASDHVESSVKVTHDFQIPTGEHEEEQVLLSGSNAIAYGALDAGCRFISGYPMTPWTDVFTIMTQHLPDFGGMSEQVEDEIAAVNVALGASHAGVKAMSGSSGGGFSLMTESLGLAEQTETPIVLLEAMRAGPSTGMPTKPEQSDLEHVLYSSQGDSARVAFAPGSHRECYEHTRLAFKLAYEYHLPAIVIYDQKVQGENRNLPKSFFDREVDADPGRVISEEELKDAIHDASGKFHRYDTDAETAAPRSVPGQTGGRYLASSNEHLPSGHITEVPEIRTAQMDRRMGKVEAVREDLNDFDGQLQTYFGSDDATYGIITWGSMQGTLREAVSILREEGNDVQGLSIGQMAPFPRSEVRDFLSDVDSAVVLEMNASGQLANLIKRELGDFGNKLVSLLKYDGEPFQPREVVEGYKAEIDGDGSLSGNATIKQSAGD; from the coding sequence ATGAAAACGAATGAACTAATTTGGCGAATTGCTGGCGGGTCCGGAGACGGTATCGACTCAACTAGTCGAAATTTCGCCACCGCGTTGATGCGCTCTGGGCTAAATGTGTTCACACACCGACATTTCCCATCTCGGATTCGGGGTGGCCATACATATGTAGAGGTACGTGCAGGCCCAGATCCGGTCTCCTCGCGTGGCGATGGATTCAATTGCCTACTTGCGTTGGGGGATTCATTCGCACGAAACCCGGATGAAGATGCCTACTATGATGATGAAAAGATCAAACCCCTATCTGAGAATCTCGACGACTTGCAGGAAGGTGGCATTATTGTCTATGACGATGGTGTTCTCGATACAGATAATATCGAGCACTTCGATGAGAGAGTTGAGCAAAATAACTGGCATGTTTACCCGGTCGATCTGCAGGCTATTGCCCGAAAGCATGGACGTGATGTGATGCGAAACACAGCAGGGGTCGGCGTTATTGCCAGTCTAATTGGCTTTGATCTCACTTACATTGAGGAGATTATTGGAGAGTCAATGAGTGGCGAAATAAAAGAACAGAATATCCAAATTCTTCGAGAAGCGTCTGATCACGTCGAATCATCTGTCAAAGTCACACATGATTTCCAAATCCCAACCGGTGAGCATGAGGAAGAACAAGTGCTTTTGTCCGGTTCAAATGCTATTGCATACGGAGCACTTGATGCTGGCTGCCGGTTCATCTCTGGATATCCAATGACGCCATGGACAGATGTCTTTACGATCATGACACAACATCTGCCAGATTTTGGCGGGATGTCTGAGCAGGTCGAGGACGAAATTGCAGCTGTCAATGTTGCTCTTGGTGCATCTCATGCTGGTGTCAAGGCTATGTCTGGTTCTTCTGGAGGTGGATTCTCATTGATGACCGAGTCACTTGGACTCGCAGAGCAAACAGAGACACCTATTGTACTCCTTGAAGCAATGCGGGCAGGACCTTCTACCGGTATGCCAACAAAGCCGGAACAGAGTGATCTTGAACATGTTCTTTATAGCAGCCAAGGAGACTCTGCTCGTGTCGCCTTTGCCCCCGGCAGCCACCGCGAGTGCTATGAACACACACGGTTAGCGTTCAAACTTGCGTATGAATACCATCTTCCAGCAATTGTTATTTATGATCAGAAGGTCCAAGGCGAAAATCGAAATCTGCCAAAGAGTTTCTTTGATCGCGAAGTGGATGCTGATCCCGGGCGTGTGATCTCTGAAGAAGAACTCAAAGATGCGATTCACGATGCTTCAGGGAAGTTTCATCGATATGATACCGATGCCGAGACAGCTGCCCCCCGATCAGTTCCTGGTCAGACAGGAGGACGATATCTCGCGAGCAGTAATGAACACTTGCCGTCCGGGCACATAACCGAGGTCCCCGAGATTCGAACCGCGCAGATGGATCGACGAATGGGAAAAGTTGAAGCAGTTCGGGAGGATCTGAACGACTTTGATGGACAACTCCAGACATACTTCGGCTCTGATGACGCTACGTACGGTATAATCACTTGGGGAAGTATGCAAGGAACACTACGAGAAGCAGTCTCCATACTGCGCGAAGAGGGCAACGATGTACAAGGCCTTTCTATCGGACAGATGGCTCCTTTCCCTCGTTCAGAAGTCCGAGACTTCCTCTCTGATGTCGATTCCGCTGTCGTTCTTGAGATGAATGCAAGTGGACAACTTGCAAACCTAATCAAAAGAGAGCTTGGTGACTTTGGAAATAAACTGGTGAGTCTTCTAAAATACGACGGGGAACCATTCCAACCACGTGAAGTCGTTGAGGGATATAAGGCTGAAATTGATGGAGATGGATCGCTATCAGGAAATGCCACAATAAAACAGTCAGCAGGTGATTAA
- a CDS encoding thiamine pyrophosphate-dependent enzyme codes for MSSEFSAFEEDRELSTDDFTPDAEPQPTWCPGCGDFSVAKSLKKALMETGHNPDETLLVTGIGCSGKLSSYVDTYGFHTIHGRTLPLARGAKLANPDLEVIAAGGDGDGYGIGGNHFVHTARENPDLTYIVFNNEIFGLTKGQTSPTSPKGHKSKTQPHGSAKDPIRPLSLSLTSGSTYVARTAATNPRQAATILAEAIEHDGFAHVDFLTQCPTWNKDAQSYVPFIDIDQSDEYEFDETDRSEAMEMMQKAESALYEGEILTGRFYVDETRPTLSEEKMATGEMPESPLAKRYYHDDPDFERSYQLLDRHT; via the coding sequence ATGAGTAGTGAATTCAGTGCGTTTGAGGAGGACCGTGAGCTAAGTACTGATGACTTTACGCCAGATGCGGAACCACAACCAACTTGGTGTCCTGGATGTGGTGACTTTAGCGTTGCCAAGTCGTTGAAGAAGGCATTGATGGAAACAGGACACAACCCAGATGAAACGCTTTTAGTTACTGGTATTGGGTGTTCTGGAAAGCTAAGTAGCTATGTCGACACATATGGCTTCCATACAATCCATGGCCGAACACTCCCCTTAGCACGAGGGGCAAAGCTCGCCAATCCCGACTTAGAAGTCATCGCCGCAGGCGGTGACGGAGATGGATACGGAATTGGTGGAAACCACTTTGTCCACACAGCCAGAGAGAATCCTGATCTCACATACATTGTATTTAATAACGAAATCTTCGGACTAACGAAGGGCCAAACGTCCCCAACTAGTCCAAAAGGACATAAATCAAAAACTCAACCCCATGGATCTGCAAAGGACCCAATTCGTCCGCTCTCGCTTAGTCTTACGTCAGGATCCACATATGTTGCTCGAACGGCGGCTACAAACCCACGGCAGGCAGCTACCATCCTTGCTGAGGCCATTGAACACGATGGGTTCGCACATGTTGATTTCCTAACACAGTGTCCAACTTGGAACAAAGACGCACAGTCATATGTTCCATTCATCGATATTGATCAGTCTGATGAGTATGAGTTCGATGAAACTGACCGGTCAGAGGCAATGGAAATGATGCAAAAAGCTGAATCTGCTCTGTACGAAGGCGAAATACTGACTGGTCGATTCTATGTCGATGAGACCCGTCCAACGCTCTCAGAGGAAAAGATGGCTACCGGCGAGATGCCAGAGTCTCCACTTGCAAAACGATATTATCATGATGACCCCGACTTTGAGCGGTCATACCAGTTGCTTGACCGTCATACCTAA
- the lrpA1 gene encoding HTH-type transcriptional regulator LrpA1, which yields MSTESTEEKILSALEDDAQACYSEIAEKAGVSKPTVRKYINQLEDEGVIVGYSAEVDPKKLSSKSIAMVGMDAKSEQYVDVTQELKDMSEVRALYTSSGDHMLMAEVRARDGDELAKVISDKVLSIDGITEAHPTFLQERLK from the coding sequence ATGAGCACTGAATCTACAGAAGAAAAGATCCTCTCAGCTCTTGAAGATGATGCCCAGGCGTGCTACTCTGAAATTGCAGAGAAAGCAGGCGTCTCTAAACCAACTGTCCGTAAATATATCAACCAACTCGAAGATGAAGGTGTTATCGTGGGGTATTCTGCTGAAGTTGATCCAAAGAAGCTTTCAAGCAAATCCATTGCGATGGTTGGAATGGATGCAAAAAGTGAACAGTATGTCGACGTAACACAGGAACTGAAGGACATGTCCGAGGTTCGTGCGCTATATACCTCCAGCGGTGACCACATGCTTATGGCAGAAGTTCGAGCACGTGATGGTGACGAACTAGCGAAAGTCATCAGTGACAAAGTTTTATCAATCGATGGTATAACAGAAGCACACCCTACATTTCTGCAGGAGCGTCTCAAGTAA